The following DNA comes from Amycolatopsis albispora.
CGAGCTGCAGCGGCACGGCAAGCAGGTGCCGCACGACGTTTCCGTGGTGGCGGTCTGCCCGGAGGACATGGCCGCGCAGTACGCCATTCCGCTGACCACGGTGGCGATCCCGTCCGACGACGTGGGGCGGATCGCGGTGGAGATGGCGATGCGGCAGCTCGAAGGGGCCGGATCGGCCGAAGTCCGGCTGCTGTCGCCGAAACTCACCCCGGGAGGCAGTACCGCGCGCCGGCGCTGAGGCACCGGCTCTGGATCGGTTCCGCACGCCGATTTCGAAGCGCTTCGACAGTGCCCAAGAGCAAGAGAGAGTGCCAAGAGACGGAGGACCAGATGAGCAGTGCCGCTCGAACAACCCGGAACCTGGTGCTCACCGGGCTCACCGCGAGCGCGCTGGTGCTCGCCGGCTGCGGCCCTGGCGAGTCCGGAGGCCAGGCCGCGGGGGAGATCACCGCGCTCGACTACTACGCCGACCAGCAGGGCAGCAAGGCCTGGCAGCAGGTGCTCGACACCTGCGCCGCGGAAACCGGGATCAAGATCAACCGGCAGACCGTGCCGACCGACCAGATGCTGCCCAAGATCCTCAAGGACGCCAGCTCGCGCACGCTGCCGGACCTGCTGTTCGCGGACAACCCGTCACTCCAGCAGATCGCCGCCACCGGCGCGCTCACCCCGCTGACCGACTACGGCATCTCCACCGACGGCTACTACCCGGGCATCGTGAAGGCAGGGACCTACCAGGACAAGGTGTACGGGCTGGCCCCCGGGGTGAACGGGCTGGCGCTGATCTACAACAAGGACCTGGTGCAGCAGAACGGGATCGAGCCGCCGCAGACCTGGGAGCAGCTCAAGGCCGCGGCCGCCGCGCTGACCAAGGACGGCAAGTACGGGCTCGCCTTTTCCGCGCTGGCCACCGAAGAAGGCACGTGGCAGTTCCTGCCGTTCTTCTGGAGCAACGGCGCGGACCTGGCCCAGCTGGACTCCCCGCAGGCGGTCGAGGCGATGCGCTTCGTCAGCGACCTGGTCACCTCGGGCTCGGCGTCGAAGTCGGTGCTCAACTGGAACCAGAACGACGTGGCCGACCAGTTCGTCACCGGCAACGCGGCGATGATGATCAACGGCTCGTGGAACCTGGCGCGGCTGGACGAGACCGCCGGGCTGAACTACGGCGTGGTGCCGATCCCGACGCCGCGTCCCGGCGTGGCCCCGGCGGTGGCGCTCGGCGGTGAGGTCGGCGCGATCCCGGCCACCGGCGCCGACCGCCAGCAGGCCGCCGCGAAGGTGCTCAGCTGCATCCTCAGCGAGCCGAACATGGTCGCCTGGGACAAGGCGCACGCCTACGTTCCGTCCAAAGTGGAGGTAGCGAAGAAGTTCGGCCAGGAGAATCCGGCCATGCAGCCGTTCGTCACCGAGGTGGAGACGGCGCGCTCCCGCACCGCCGAACTCGGCGAGCGGTATTCGACGGTCTCCCAGGCGCTCGGCGCGGCCCTGCAGTCGGTGCTGGCCGGGCAGCAGTCCCCGGAGGACGCGCTGCGGGCGGCGCAGGAACGGGCCGGCCGGCCGTGACGCTGGGCTCCGCCAGGTGGGCCGCGTGGGCCTTCCTGCTGCCCGCGGTGGCCTACGTGGTGCTCTTCTTCGGGTACCCGCTGGTCAACAACGTCTCGATGAGCTTGCGGGAGTACTCGGTCCGCTCGTTCTACACCGGGGAAGCGCCGTTCACCGGGCTGGACAACTACGCGGCGGTGCTCGGCGACCCGCTGTTCGGCACGGCCGTGCTGAACACCGCGGTGTTCACCGTCGCGTCGATCTTCTTCCAGTTCGCCATCGGGCTGGCGCTGGCGGTGTTCTTCAGCGCCCGGTTCCCGTTGAGCGGGCTGCTGCGCTCGCTGCTGCTGTTGCCGTGGCTGCTGCCGCTGGTGGTCAGCGGCGCGGTGTGGCGGTGGATGCTGGACCAGGACCACGGCGTGATCAACGCGGCGCTGCGGGCGCTCGGCCTCGCCGACGGCCCGACCCCGTGGCTGACCGAGCCCGGCTGGGCGCTGCCCGCGGTGATCATCGTGAACATCTGGATCGGCATCCCGTTCAACCTGGTCATCCTGCACGGCGGGCTGCGGGCCATCCCGGCTTCGCTGTACGAGGCGGCGGAACTGGACGGCGCGAGCGCGTGGCAGCGGTTCCGGCACGTCACCTGGCCGCTGCTGCGCCCGGTCACCGCGGTGGTGCTGATGCTCGGGCTGGTCTACACGATCAAGGTGTTCGACGTGATCATGGTGGTCACCGGCGGTGGCCCGGCCAACGCCACGCAGACGCTGACCACCTGGGCCTACCAGCTGTCGTTCGACGGCGACTTCGCCTTCGGGCAGGGCGCGGCGGTGGGCAACCTGCTGGTGCTCATCGCCACCGTGTTCGGCCTGCTCTACCTGCGCTCGGCGCGGGCGCAACTGCGGGAGGAGCAGCGGTGACCCGGTACCTGCGCACCGCGGCCGGGATCGCGGTGGTGATCGTGCTGCTGTTCCCGCTGTACTGGATGGTCAACGCCTCCTTCCAGCCGGCGGGCTCGCTGCTCAAGCCGGCACCGGACTGGGTGCCGGTGAACGGCACGCTCGACGGCTACCGCAGCGCACTGTCCACACAGGGCGGTCACCTGCTGGCCAGCCTGGCGGTGGCGGCGGGCACCGTGGTGGTGTCGCTGGCGATCGCCATGCCCGCCGCGTACGCGCTGGCGCAGCTGCGGGTCCGCGGTGTGCAGGCGTTCGTGTTCGCGCTGCTGATCGTGCAGATGGTGCCCGGGCCGGTGATGGCGAACTCGCTGTACACGCTGTTCAGCGAGTTCTCCCTGATCGACAGCTACCTCGGGCTGGTGCTGGCCGATTCGACCGCGACCATTCCGTTCGCCGTGCTGGTGCTGCGCGCGTTCATGCTGTCCATCCCGCGTGAGCTGTCCGAAGCGGCCAGAGTGGACGGTGCCGGGTACTGGCGGGTGTTCAGCTCGATCATCGTGCCGGTCAGCCGGAACGCGATGGTCACCGCCGGGTTGTTCTCGTTCCTGTTCGCCTGGGCCGATTTCCTGTTCGCCGTCACGCTCACCACGGGACGCGCGATCGAGCCCATCACGGTCGGCATCTACCGGTTCATCGGCAACCAGAGCGCCGACTGGAACGCGGTGCTGGCCACCGCGGTGCTGGCCTCGATCCCGGCGGCGGTGCTGCTGGTGATCGCGCAGCGGTACGTGGTCGCCGGGGTCACCGGCGGCGCCCTCAAGGACTAGGGAGTTGGGATGATCGAAGTTCGGGTCCGCCACGAGGTGATCCGGATCGAGCCGTGGGGCCCGGACAGCCTGCGCGTGCGCGTGGGCCGGCACCGGATCACCGAGGACCTGCCGGGCGCGCTCGTCGCACCCAAACCGTCCGAAGTGGAGGAGTCGGAACACCGGATCGTCAACGGTGCCCTGACCGCGACGGTGGAGCTGGTTGACACCGACACCGGTGTGGTGCCGGTGCTTTCGTTCACGCGCACGGACACCGGCGCGGAACTGTTCACCGAGCAGCGCGCGCACTTCTGGTGGCCGGGGCCGCGGCTGCGGGAGGAACGCGGCGGCGGGTACGCGCGGCTGGAGCAGCGGTTCCACGCCTATCCCGGCGAGCGGTTCTACGGCCTCGGGCAGCACACGCACGGGCGGCTGGACCAGAAGGGCATGGTGGTGGATCTGGTGCAGCGCAACGGGGAGGTGTCCGTCCCGTTCGTCCTGTCCAGCCGCGGTTACGGTCTACTGTGGAATTCCCCGGCGGTCGGCCGGGTCGAGCTGGCGGAGAACGGCACGCGCTGGGTCGCCGATTCGGCGCGGCAGATCGACTACTGGGTGACCGCCGGTACGCCGCTGCAGATCCTGTCCCGCTACGCCGACGCGACCGGGCACGCCCCGATGCTGCCGGAGTGGGCGAGCGGCTTCTGGCAGTCGAAGCTGCGGTACCGCAGCCAGGAGGAACTGCTCGCGGTGGCCAGGGAGCACAAGCGCCGTGGCCTGCCGATGTCGGTGCTGGTGGCCGACTTCTTCCACTGGACGCACCTGGGGGACTGGCAGTTCGATCCCGCCGAGTGGCCGGATCCGGACGCGATGCTCGCCGAGCTGGATTCGCTGGGCATCCGGCTGATGGTGTCGATCTGGCCGTCGGTGAGCCCGCTGAGCGCGAACTACGCCGAGATGCGGGACCGCGGGCTGCTGGTCGGGACCGACCACGGCATCCCGGCACACGCTCCCTGGCACGACAAGGGTTTCGACGTCGAAATGCCGGTGAGCTTCTACGACCCGACCAATCCGGCGGCGCGGGAGTTCGTCTGGCGCACGGTGAAGGCGAACTACTACGACCGCGGGGTGCGCGCGTTCTGGCTGGACGCCTGTGAACCCGAGCTGCAACCGGGCCACCCGCACAACCTGAGCTTCCACAGTGGACCGGGCAGCGAGGTGGCGAACCTCTATCCGCTGGCGAGCGCGCAGACCTTCCACGAAGGCGCGCGCGGGGACGGCGCGGAGGACGTGGTGCTGCTGTGCCGGTCGGCGTGGGCGGGCAGCCAGCGCTACGGCGCCGCGTTGTGGTCGGGTGACATCCCGGCGACCTGGGCTTCGCTGCGGGCGCAGGTGCGTGCCGGGCTGAACGTGGCGTTGTCCGGGATCCCGTGGTGGACCACCGACATCGGCGGTTTCCACGGCGGTGACCCGGA
Coding sequences within:
- a CDS encoding sugar ABC transporter substrate-binding protein; its protein translation is MSSAARTTRNLVLTGLTASALVLAGCGPGESGGQAAGEITALDYYADQQGSKAWQQVLDTCAAETGIKINRQTVPTDQMLPKILKDASSRTLPDLLFADNPSLQQIAATGALTPLTDYGISTDGYYPGIVKAGTYQDKVYGLAPGVNGLALIYNKDLVQQNGIEPPQTWEQLKAAAAALTKDGKYGLAFSALATEEGTWQFLPFFWSNGADLAQLDSPQAVEAMRFVSDLVTSGSASKSVLNWNQNDVADQFVTGNAAMMINGSWNLARLDETAGLNYGVVPIPTPRPGVAPAVALGGEVGAIPATGADRQQAAAKVLSCILSEPNMVAWDKAHAYVPSKVEVAKKFGQENPAMQPFVTEVETARSRTAELGERYSTVSQALGAALQSVLAGQQSPEDALRAAQERAGRP
- a CDS encoding carbohydrate ABC transporter permease — protein: MTLGSARWAAWAFLLPAVAYVVLFFGYPLVNNVSMSLREYSVRSFYTGEAPFTGLDNYAAVLGDPLFGTAVLNTAVFTVASIFFQFAIGLALAVFFSARFPLSGLLRSLLLLPWLLPLVVSGAVWRWMLDQDHGVINAALRALGLADGPTPWLTEPGWALPAVIIVNIWIGIPFNLVILHGGLRAIPASLYEAAELDGASAWQRFRHVTWPLLRPVTAVVLMLGLVYTIKVFDVIMVVTGGGPANATQTLTTWAYQLSFDGDFAFGQGAAVGNLLVLIATVFGLLYLRSARAQLREEQR
- a CDS encoding carbohydrate ABC transporter permease produces the protein MTRYLRTAAGIAVVIVLLFPLYWMVNASFQPAGSLLKPAPDWVPVNGTLDGYRSALSTQGGHLLASLAVAAGTVVVSLAIAMPAAYALAQLRVRGVQAFVFALLIVQMVPGPVMANSLYTLFSEFSLIDSYLGLVLADSTATIPFAVLVLRAFMLSIPRELSEAARVDGAGYWRVFSSIIVPVSRNAMVTAGLFSFLFAWADFLFAVTLTTGRAIEPITVGIYRFIGNQSADWNAVLATAVLASIPAAVLLVIAQRYVVAGVTGGALKD
- a CDS encoding TIM-barrel domain-containing protein → MIEVRVRHEVIRIEPWGPDSLRVRVGRHRITEDLPGALVAPKPSEVEESEHRIVNGALTATVELVDTDTGVVPVLSFTRTDTGAELFTEQRAHFWWPGPRLREERGGGYARLEQRFHAYPGERFYGLGQHTHGRLDQKGMVVDLVQRNGEVSVPFVLSSRGYGLLWNSPAVGRVELAENGTRWVADSARQIDYWVTAGTPLQILSRYADATGHAPMLPEWASGFWQSKLRYRSQEELLAVAREHKRRGLPMSVLVADFFHWTHLGDWQFDPAEWPDPDAMLAELDSLGIRLMVSIWPSVSPLSANYAEMRDRGLLVGTDHGIPAHAPWHDKGFDVEMPVSFYDPTNPAAREFVWRTVKANYYDRGVRAFWLDACEPELQPGHPHNLSFHSGPGSEVANLYPLASAQTFHEGARGDGAEDVVLLCRSAWAGSQRYGAALWSGDIPATWASLRAQVRAGLNVALSGIPWWTTDIGGFHGGDPDSPEYRELMVRWFQYGVFCPLFRLHGVRDPRVPFGPEMTGGPNEVWSYGEEAGELIAASLWLRERIRPYLMTQMRAAHEHGTPPMRPLFTEFPDDAAAWEVDDQFLLGPDLLVAPVLHAGARSRSVYLPSGATWTDAWTGEVASGGLVAAPLDRIPLFLRDGAKLPIAG